The following are encoded together in the Anoplopoma fimbria isolate UVic2021 breed Golden Eagle Sablefish chromosome 13, Afim_UVic_2022, whole genome shotgun sequence genome:
- the LOC129101251 gene encoding cytoskeleton-associated protein 2-like: MEKEDTVSILSRKELRRQKLVDYLARKGKLKPPNPKPYLRADCQVTSTLQVVMGKENKAPADRFTYERPKIQTLAAQSTKHPATRGAFVVTHKVNVKANILTGRQNTNRPSATNGPAQPKPNQNLVLTRRSAVVSSRSNPNATNHLKKQPNTGIPSSGRASSNAALKAVTKSNSRFSSSSNATWSCPMTTGSVRISLGPMVKTKTGLIPAVTQPRNSQSQRITHTSATAGDPTTIATANVTKKVQSSNLSSVSVSHKSAITQRKPLPTTSLNNQERARAGIKVQNQSNSRPLFRKTSQPSSKIQLSRGQKSTSTFAKSTAAPLKPQGRAGAAGQPTDRFPKLRSEGGGQTKSQPCKVSSQTTSGVANRSSTRAAVAELGGKTKTSEQTNGRKGSSANAPPPQTGIKRTSIPVMSQTVPRLGKTISHTGQAKGTKTPKVPVRVIPQTEGKKVTAAQEERMKKLQEWQEAKGISYKRPPMPVKPQVRRTVALPQPFWGTMNEEDEAHSLICAVDRSLADCIKLLGEGCPPAQVKEVLSRLPAVSKKFAKYWICRARLMEQEGQLDVLPMFEEAVGVVLEPVDELRAVVFEILKKRDEIQASAENEREEDQITTCESSPESIDSPKMTPKPVRALICGEKGDSSVVKYKITSTPGGPPSQQTEQTRVNGQQVRFFTPVRRSVRIERSSLRYPASLQDHDRCVASYNDLISEEHGESGEKKQKGGETSPQACNTPMYVYRQNEALKDKVFVQLVYDEAV, from the exons ATGGAGAAAGAAGACACCGTATCGATCCTCTCAAGAAAAG AGCTGCGTAGGCAGAAGTTGGTGGATTATTTGGCAAGAAAAGGAAAGCTGAAACCGCCCAACCCTAA GCCATACCTACGTGCTGACTGTCAGGTTACATCTACACTACAG GTTGTTATGGGAAAAGAGAACAAGGCTCCAGCTGACAGATTCACATATGAACGCCCAAAAATACAAACTCTGGCTGCTCAATCCACAAAACACCCTGCTACCAGAGGAGCATTTGTTGTCACACACAAAGTGAATGTCAAAGCCAACATCTTGACTGGACGGCAGAATACCAATCGTCCCTCTGCAACCAATGGACCAGCACAGCCAAAACCTAATCAGAACCTTGTGCTGACAAGAAGGTCTGCGGTTGTGTCCTCCAGATCCAACCCGAATGCAACAAATCATCTcaaaaagcagccaaacacaGGAATTCCATCTTCTGGCAGAGCCTCTTCAAATGCAGCTCTTAAAGCTGTAACAAAATCAAACAGCAGATTCAGCAGTAGCTCAAATGCTACCTGGTCATGTCCAATGACGACAGGGAGTGTCAGGATTAGTCTCGGCCCAATGGTCAAAACAAAAACCGGACTAATTCCTGCAGTGACCCAGCCAAGAAACAGTCAGAGTCaaagaataacacacacctctgcCACAGCAGGGGATCCCACCACCATTGCCACTGCCAATGTAACTAAAAAGGTGCAATCCAGCAATTTGTCATCAGTTTCTGTTTCCCACAAGTCCGCCATAACTCAGAGGAAACCATTACCTACCACTTCTCTAAACAACCAAGAGAGAGCAAGAGCTGGGATTAAAGTTCAAAATCAGTCTAACTCTAGACCACTTTTCAGAAAAACTTCTCAGCCATCTTCTAAGATTCAGCTATCAAGAGGACAGAAATCAACGTCCACTTTCGCAAAGAGCACAGCAGCACCTTTAAAGCCACAGGGGAGGGCAGGGGCAGCTGGTCAGCCCACAGACAGGTTCCCAAAGCTAAGATCTGAAGGTGGAGGGCAGACAAAAAGCCAACCATGCAAAGTCTCTTCCCAAACAACCTCTGGGGTGGCGAACAGGAGCAGTACCAGAGCTGCTGTGGCCGAGCTGGGAGGGAAAACCAAGACAAGTGAACAGACAAATGGCAGGAAGGGCAGTTCAGCAAATGCCCCTCCACCACAAACGGGTATAAAAAGAACAAGTATTCCAGTGATGTCCCAGACGGTGCCACGGCTCGGCAAGACCATCAGTCATACCGGTCAGGCCAAAGGCACGAAGACGCCAAAGGTCCCCGTCAGGGTCATTCCACAGACTGAGGGAAAGAAAGTGACTGCTGCCCAGGAGGAAAGAAT GAAAAAACTACAGGAATGGCAGGAGGCCAAGGGCATTTCCTACAAGCGTCCCCCAATGCCGGTCAAACCTCAGGTCAGGCGTACTGTGGCCTTACCCCAGCCTTTCTGGGGCACCATGAATGAGGAAGACGAGGCCCACTCCCTCATCTGCGCCGTTGACAGATCCCTGGCTGACTGCATCAAATTGCTTGGAGAG GGTTGCCCTCCAGCACAGGTGAAGGAGGTTCTCTCTCGGCTGCCAGCGGTGTCCAAGAAGTTCGCCAAATACTGGATCTGTCGGGCCCGTCTGATGGAACAAGAGGGCCAACTAGACGTCCTGCCAATGTTTGAAGAGGCGGTTGGTGTCGTGTTGGAG cCAGTGGACGAGCTGCGGGCCGTGGTGTTTGAGATTCTGAAAAAAAGGGACGAGATCCAAG CATCCGctgaaaatgagagagaggaggaccaaaTTACAACATGTGAAAGCTCTCCCGAGAGTATCGACAGCCCAAAGATGACTCCCAAACCTGTCAGAGCTCTCATCTGTGGAGAGAAAGGAGACTCATCTGTAGTCAAGTACAAGATCACGTCAACTCCTGG cGGCCCTCCAAGCCAACAAACGGAGCAGACGCGGGTCAACGGCCAGCAGGTTCGCTTCTTCACTCCGGTCAGACGCTCGGTGCGAATCGAGAGATCCTCCCTCCGATACCCGGCCTCCCTCCAGGACCACGATCGCTGCGTGGCCTCCTACAACGACCTGATCTCCGAGGAGCATGGCGAGAGTggtgaaaaaaagcagaaggGCGGGGAAACGAGCCCGCAGGCTTGCAACACCCCGATGTACGTCTACAGACAGAACGAGGCCCTGAAGGACAAAGTATTTGTCCAGCTGGTCTATGACGAAGCCGTTTAG
- the LOC129100909 gene encoding interleukin-1 beta-like: MESNMKCNVSEMFCPKMPKGMDYEISHHPLTMKHVVNLIVAMERFKGHSHSESLMSTEFRDEDLLNIMLESIVEEEILFERGSAPEPKISWTGEQLCSMTDGEKRSLVQVQSSMELHAVTLQGGAQPRKVLLNMSTYLHPAPSVMGRTVALGIKGTDLYLSCRKDGAEPTLHLETLANKSLLTGLGTRIGLDSDLVRFLFYRQDTGVNITTLMSVAQPNWYISTAQQDNRPLAMCLESTQHSRIFSIREEVERQG, from the exons ATGGAATCCAACATGAAATGCAACGTGAGCGAGATGTTTTGCCCCAAGATGCCCAAGGGAATGGACTATGAGATCTCCCATCACCCGCTGACAATGAAGCACGTTGTCAACCTCATCGTCGCCATGGAGAGGTTTAAGGGCCACAGCCACTCAGAATCCCTGATGAGCACCGAATTCAGAGACGAGGACCTGCTCAACATCATGCTGGAAAGCATCGTGGAAG AGGAAATCTTATTTGAGCGTGGTTCAGCTCCAGAACCTAAGATCAGCTGGACGGGCGAGCAGCTGTGCAGCATGACCGACGGCGAGAAGAGGAGCTTAGTTCAGGTCCAGAGCAGCATGGAGCTCCACGCAGTGACGCTGCAGGGAGGCGCTCAACCCAGAAAAG ttCTCCTGAACATGTCGACCTACTTGCACCCGGCACCCAGCGTCATGGGCAGAACCGTGGCTCTGGGCATCAAGGGCACAGATCTCTACTTGTCTTGCCGCAAAGATGGTGCCGAGCCAACTCTGCATCTGGAG ACTTTGGCGAACAAAAGTCTGCTGACTGGATTGGGCACGAGAATTGGCTTGGACAGCGACTTGGTGCGGTTTCTCTTCTACAGACAGGACACCGGGGTGAACATCACCACCCTCATGTCCGTCGCCCAACCCAACTGGTACATCAGCACGGCGCAGCAGGACAACAGGCCGTTGGCGATGTGCCTGGAGTCCACCCAGCACTCCCGCATCTTCAGCATCCGAGAGGAGGTCGAACGTCAGGGATAA
- the LOC129100910 gene encoding interleukin-1 beta-like: protein MESNMKCNVSEMFCPKMPKGMDYEISHHPLTMKHVVNLIVAMERFKGHSHSESLMSTEFRDEDLLNIMLESIVEEEILFERGSAPEPKISWTGEQLCSMTDGEKRSLVQVQSSMELHAVTLQGGAQPRKVLLNMSTYLHPAPSVMGRTVALGIKGTDLYLSCRKDGAEPTLHLETLANKSLLTGLGTRIGLDSDLVRFLFYRQDTGVNITTLMSVAQPNWYISTAQQDNRPLAMCLESTQHSRIFSIREEVERQG, encoded by the exons ATGGAATCCAACATGAAATGCAACGTGAGCGAGATGTTTTGCCCCAAGATGCCCAAGGGAATGGACTATGAGATCTCCCATCACCCGCTGACAATGAAGCACGTTGTCAACCTCATCGTCGCCATGGAGAGGTTTAAGGGCCACAGCCACTCAGAATCCCTGATGAGCACCGAATTCAGAGACGAGGACCTGCTCAACATCATGCTGGAAAGCATCGTGGAAG AGGAAATCTTATTTGAGCGTGGTTCAGCTCCAGAACCTAAGATCAGCTGGACGGGCGAGCAGCTGTGCAGCATGACCGACGGCGAGAAGAGGAGCTTAGTTCAGGTCCAGAGCAGCATGGAGCTCCACGCAGTGACGCTGCAGGGAGGCGCTCAACCCAGAAAAG ttCTCCTGAACATGTCGACCTACTTGCACCCGGCACCCAGCGTCATGGGCAGAACCGTGGCTCTGGGCATCAAGGGCACAGATCTCTACTTGTCTTGCCGCAAAGATGGTGCCGAGCCAACTCTGCATCTGGAG ACTTTGGCGAACAAAAGTCTGCTGACTGGATTGGGCACGAGAATTGGCTTGGACAGCGACTTGGTGCGGTTTCTCTTCTACAGACAGGACACCGGGGTGAACATCACCACCCTCATGTCCGTCGCCCAACCCAACTGGTACATCAGCACGGCGCAGCAGGACAACAGGCCGTTGGCGATGTGCCTGGAGTCCACCCAGCACTCCCGCATCTTCAGCATCCGAGAGGAGGTCGAACGTcagggataa